The Frankiales bacterium genome has a window encoding:
- a CDS encoding NAD(P)-binding protein, with protein MDPRHAILFEPVRIGPKTLPNRFYQVPHASGFGSHRPRTHAAFRGVKAEGGWGGVNVDYAPVSLDADDTPTFASDAWDADDVRRLGVVVEAIHAHGSLAGIELYHGGAESKNGESRNVRVAPTQSRSLPMWSSLAKTATADDLARIRRDFVTAAVRARDVGFDIVYVYGAHGYLMTQLLSPDTNLRNDAYGGSLENRGRFWREVLESVRDAVGDDCAVAVRLMLHGREGWPGIQVDEMLEFVRSIDPLVDLVDVTTGSWPENSGTSRYHPQGHERPWTSRVREATSKPIVGVGRYTDPDLMASLVRSGELDLIGAARPAIADPFLPAKIREGRLDEIRECTGANVCILREETFGQIGCLQNATAGEEYRRGWHPESFDPPADPDRAVLVVGGGPAGMECALVLGRRGFAAVHLVEAGPELGGKLRWTRRLPTLGDWGRVIDHRVVGLSKLPQVQVVLGRRLSVADVLDYGADTVVVATGSSWCDDGTQAHHGPPVLGAAAALTPERVMAGERPAPGRVVVYDADGYYVGVGIAELLATEGREVVVVTPFDRVSPVSDDTLEGDMLRRHLHDIGITAVTGAVLHEVTSTGATGRTTLGDPWSLDAAGVVLVTQQRSDDELYSALLADPEALAAAGIRAVHAIGDAVAPRMPSEAVFDGHRLARELERDDPMAPSPWLRERPGV; from the coding sequence ATGGACCCCCGGCACGCGATCCTCTTCGAGCCGGTGCGCATCGGCCCCAAGACCCTGCCCAACCGCTTCTACCAGGTGCCGCACGCGTCCGGCTTCGGCTCGCACCGGCCGCGCACGCACGCGGCCTTCCGCGGGGTGAAGGCGGAGGGCGGCTGGGGCGGCGTCAACGTCGACTACGCACCGGTGTCCCTCGACGCCGACGACACCCCCACGTTCGCCTCCGACGCGTGGGACGCCGACGACGTGCGGCGCCTCGGCGTCGTGGTCGAGGCGATCCACGCGCACGGCTCCCTCGCCGGCATCGAGCTCTACCACGGCGGTGCGGAGTCGAAGAACGGCGAGTCGCGCAACGTCCGCGTCGCGCCCACGCAGTCGCGGTCGCTGCCGATGTGGTCGAGCCTGGCGAAGACGGCCACGGCCGACGACCTCGCGCGCATCCGCCGCGACTTCGTCACCGCCGCCGTGCGGGCGCGCGACGTCGGGTTCGACATCGTGTACGTCTACGGCGCCCACGGCTACCTCATGACGCAGCTGCTCTCACCCGACACCAACCTGCGCAATGACGCCTACGGCGGCAGCCTGGAGAACCGCGGGCGGTTCTGGCGCGAGGTGCTCGAGTCCGTGCGCGACGCGGTGGGCGACGACTGCGCCGTGGCGGTGCGGCTCATGCTGCACGGGCGCGAGGGCTGGCCCGGCATCCAGGTGGACGAGATGCTCGAGTTCGTCCGCTCGATCGACCCGCTGGTCGACCTCGTGGACGTCACCACGGGCAGCTGGCCGGAGAACTCCGGCACGTCGCGCTACCACCCGCAGGGCCACGAGCGGCCGTGGACCTCGCGCGTGCGGGAGGCGACGTCCAAGCCGATCGTGGGCGTGGGGCGCTACACCGACCCCGACCTCATGGCGTCCCTGGTGCGCAGCGGGGAGCTCGACCTCATCGGCGCGGCGCGACCCGCGATCGCGGACCCGTTCCTGCCGGCGAAGATCCGCGAGGGCCGCCTCGACGAGATCCGCGAGTGCACCGGCGCCAACGTCTGCATCCTGCGCGAGGAGACGTTCGGCCAGATCGGCTGCCTCCAGAACGCGACGGCGGGGGAGGAGTACCGCCGCGGCTGGCACCCCGAGTCGTTCGATCCGCCCGCGGACCCGGACCGCGCCGTGCTCGTGGTGGGCGGCGGCCCGGCCGGCATGGAGTGCGCCCTGGTGCTGGGGCGCCGCGGCTTCGCCGCCGTCCACCTGGTGGAGGCCGGCCCGGAGCTCGGGGGCAAGCTGCGCTGGACCCGGCGCCTGCCCACCCTGGGCGACTGGGGCCGCGTGATCGACCACCGCGTGGTGGGCCTCTCGAAGCTGCCGCAGGTGCAGGTGGTGCTCGGCCGGAGGCTGTCGGTGGCCGACGTCCTCGACTACGGCGCCGACACCGTGGTGGTGGCGACCGGCTCGTCGTGGTGCGACGACGGCACGCAGGCGCACCACGGCCCGCCGGTGCTCGGCGCGGCAGCGGCGCTGACCCCCGAGCGCGTCATGGCCGGCGAGCGGCCCGCGCCGGGCCGCGTGGTGGTCTACGACGCCGACGGCTACTACGTCGGCGTCGGGATCGCCGAGCTGCTCGCGACGGAGGGGCGCGAGGTGGTGGTGGTGACGCCGTTCGACCGCGTCTCGCCGGTGTCGGACGACACGCTCGAGGGCGACATGCTGCGCCGCCATCTGCACGACATCGGCATCACGGCCGTCACCGGCGCGGTGCTGCACGAGGTGACCTCGACCGGCGCGACGGGCCGCACCACGCTGGGCGACCCGTGGTCGCTGGATGCCGCGGGGGTGGTGCTCGTCACGCAGCAGCGCAGCGACGACGAGTTGTACTCCGCGCTGCTGGCCGATCCGGAGGCGCTCGCCGCGGCCGGCATCCGTGCGGTGCACGCCATCGGCGACGCGGTGGCGCCGCGCATGCCGAGCGAGGCCGTGTTCGACGGGCACCGGCTGGCACGCGAGCTCGAGCGCGACGACCCCATGGCGCCCTCGCCCTGGCTGCGCGAGCGGCCGGGCGTCTGA
- a CDS encoding 1-acyl-sn-glycerol-3-phosphate acyltransferase, giving the protein MLYEAVHATVPPVAKLLWRPHVEGLDNIPATGPVIVASNHLSFVDSVVIPFVVPRRVAFLAKQDYFTGTGVKGALVRAWFEGIGMVPVDRDDTQSALGSLDVALDVLRRGLAFGIYPEGSRSRDGRLYRGRTGVAHLALTSGAPVVPVGLVGTDRLQPIGTRVPRFVRVTVRFGEPIDFAGRFEGEPPGRARRRATDEVMAAIQALSGQEAAGVYNERSAEA; this is encoded by the coding sequence ATGCTCTACGAGGCGGTGCACGCCACGGTGCCCCCTGTCGCGAAGCTGCTGTGGCGCCCGCACGTGGAGGGCCTCGACAACATCCCCGCGACCGGCCCGGTCATCGTCGCCAGCAACCACCTGTCGTTCGTCGACAGCGTCGTGATCCCGTTCGTGGTGCCGCGGCGCGTGGCGTTCCTCGCCAAGCAGGACTACTTCACCGGCACCGGCGTGAAGGGCGCGCTCGTGCGCGCGTGGTTCGAGGGCATCGGGATGGTGCCGGTCGACCGCGACGACACGCAGTCGGCGCTCGGCTCGCTCGACGTCGCGCTGGACGTGCTGCGTCGCGGGCTCGCGTTCGGCATCTACCCGGAGGGGTCGCGCTCGCGCGACGGCCGGCTCTACCGCGGCCGCACCGGCGTCGCGCACCTGGCGCTCACGTCGGGTGCACCGGTGGTGCCGGTCGGGCTGGTGGGCACCGACCGGCTCCAGCCGATCGGCACACGCGTTCCCCGGTTCGTGCGCGTCACCGTGCGCTTCGGCGAGCCGATCGACTTCGCCGGCCGGTTCGAGGGCGAGCCGCCGGGACGCGCGCGGCGCCGGGCCACCGACGAGGTGATGGCGGCGATCCAGGCGCTGTCCGGCCAGGAGGCCGCCGGCGTCTACAACGAGCGCTCGGCCGAGGCCTGA
- the hrpA gene encoding ATP-dependent RNA helicase HrpA, whose amino-acid sequence MSDAAPPASEPTASPPSPAELRARLDDVMLRDRRRLARRLDGTRGIRDTAKRDATLARIGVDVAAAEARVAARRASVPEIRYPDLPVSERRDDIAAAVRDHQVVVVAGETGSGKTTQLPKILLELGRGITGQIGHTQPRRIAARSVADRVAEELGVEVGEAVGYQVRFTDHSSDRTLVKVMTDGILLAEIQDDRLLERYDTIVIDEAHERSLTIDFLLGYLKEILPRRPDLKVVVTSATIDTERFAAHFADASGVPAPVVEVSGRTYPVEVRYEPYGEDADDRDQVQAICDAVASLQHEGPGDVLVFLSGEREIRDTADALRGLGLRDTEILPLYARLSAQEQHRVFEPHSGRRVVLATNVAETSLTVPGIRYVVDPGTARISRYSARLKVQRLPIEAVSRASADQRAGRCGRVAPGIAIRLYSEDSFEARPEFTEPEILRTNLASVILQMTALGLGDVARFPFVEPPDARQVKDGVDLLRELGALDPGRELKLTEVGRRLSRLPLDPRLGRMVLEAEKQGVVDEVLVIASALSIQDPRERPSDKQAQADQQHARFVDPSSDFLAFLGLWRYLREQQRALSGNAFRRRCKDEYLHYLRVREWQDVHSQLRQACKDLGIPVSSRRPGESAADPAAVHRSLLAGLLSHVGSYDTARRDYLGARGARWSVHPSSALSRRPPAFAVAAELVETSRLFGRIVARVDPLDVEKVAGDLVQRTYSEPRWSQKRGAVVADERVTLLGVPLVAARQVQFSRIDPALCRDLFIRHALVGGEWRSHHAFVRDNARLVGEVADLEDRVRRRDLLADDETLVDFFDARVPRDVTDVRSFDRWWKTARRDDPQLLTYPRELLLRDGSDDVDSEFPRVWSFGSFDADLPLSYAFEPGSRADGVTVDVPVALLPRLHDDDLLWQVPGRREEVVTALIRGLPKGLRTSFVPVPDTARRVLPELDPAQGGLLESLGRALTRLTGVVVPYDAWSPSSLPEHLRVTVRVVDDEGAELGRGKDVEDLQARLAPVVEEAVSHVARWAEQPGLTDFPADGVRRVVEQQVGEHVVVGHPALVDRGDHVDLRVLVTPAEQAVAMRAGVRRLLRLAVPPPRKYVVGVLTTREKLALGHTPHGSVPALVDDAYDAVLDDAVRRAGGLPWDRAAYDAVLEGLRDRAGDDLLRVVRSAAASLELATEARMRLAAVTSPKLMAMKYDVTAQLDALLPDGFLALAGTDRLADLQRYLRAVLRRLDTAPQDTARDAVRQAEIDAVTADWEATLEALAPAERDTDDARAVRWMIEELRVNLFAQNLGTRHPVSEKRIRRSLDALLAG is encoded by the coding sequence ATGTCCGACGCCGCGCCGCCCGCCTCCGAGCCGACGGCGTCCCCTCCGTCCCCGGCCGAGCTGCGCGCGCGGCTCGACGACGTGATGCTGCGCGACCGCCGGCGGCTCGCGCGACGGCTCGACGGCACGCGCGGGATCCGCGACACGGCGAAGCGCGACGCGACGCTGGCCCGCATCGGTGTCGACGTCGCGGCCGCCGAGGCGCGCGTGGCGGCGCGCCGGGCGTCGGTGCCCGAGATCCGCTACCCGGACCTGCCGGTGAGCGAGCGGCGCGACGACATCGCGGCGGCCGTGCGCGACCACCAGGTCGTGGTCGTCGCGGGCGAGACGGGCAGCGGCAAGACCACGCAGCTGCCGAAGATCCTGCTCGAGCTCGGGCGCGGCATCACCGGCCAGATCGGGCACACCCAGCCCCGCCGGATCGCGGCGCGGTCCGTGGCCGACCGCGTGGCGGAGGAGCTCGGGGTGGAGGTGGGGGAGGCCGTCGGCTACCAGGTGCGCTTCACCGACCACTCGAGCGACCGCACGCTGGTCAAGGTGATGACCGACGGGATCCTGCTCGCGGAGATCCAGGACGACCGCCTGCTCGAGCGCTACGACACGATCGTGATCGACGAGGCGCACGAGCGCAGCCTCACGATCGACTTCCTCCTCGGCTACCTCAAGGAGATCCTGCCCCGGCGCCCGGACCTCAAGGTGGTCGTGACGTCGGCCACCATCGACACCGAGCGCTTCGCGGCGCACTTCGCCGACGCGTCCGGCGTGCCCGCCCCCGTGGTCGAGGTGTCCGGCCGCACCTACCCGGTGGAGGTCCGCTACGAGCCCTACGGCGAGGACGCCGACGACCGCGACCAGGTGCAGGCGATCTGCGACGCCGTCGCGTCGCTGCAGCACGAGGGGCCCGGCGACGTCCTGGTGTTCCTCTCCGGCGAGCGGGAGATCCGCGACACCGCCGACGCGCTGCGCGGCCTCGGGCTTCGCGACACCGAGATCCTCCCGCTCTACGCGCGGCTGTCCGCGCAGGAGCAGCACCGCGTGTTCGAGCCGCACAGCGGCCGGCGGGTGGTGCTCGCCACGAACGTCGCCGAGACCTCGCTCACCGTGCCGGGCATCCGCTACGTCGTCGATCCCGGCACCGCGCGCATCTCGCGGTACTCCGCGCGGCTCAAGGTGCAGCGACTGCCGATCGAGGCGGTGTCGCGGGCGTCGGCCGACCAGCGGGCGGGGCGCTGCGGCCGCGTCGCGCCGGGCATCGCCATCCGGCTCTACTCCGAGGACTCGTTCGAGGCGCGGCCGGAGTTCACCGAGCCCGAGATCCTGCGCACCAACCTGGCCTCGGTCATCCTCCAGATGACCGCGCTCGGGCTCGGCGACGTGGCGCGCTTCCCGTTCGTGGAGCCACCGGACGCGCGGCAGGTGAAGGACGGCGTCGACCTGCTGCGCGAGCTCGGCGCGCTCGACCCCGGGCGCGAGCTGAAGCTCACCGAGGTGGGACGCCGGCTCTCGCGGCTGCCGCTCGACCCTCGGCTCGGTCGCATGGTGCTCGAGGCGGAGAAGCAGGGCGTCGTCGACGAGGTGCTCGTGATCGCCTCCGCGCTCTCGATCCAGGACCCGCGCGAGCGCCCCTCGGACAAGCAGGCGCAGGCCGACCAGCAGCACGCCCGCTTCGTCGACCCGAGCAGCGACTTCCTCGCGTTCCTCGGCCTGTGGCGCTACCTGCGCGAGCAGCAGCGCGCGCTGTCCGGCAACGCGTTCCGCCGCCGGTGCAAGGACGAGTACCTGCACTACCTGCGGGTCCGCGAGTGGCAGGACGTGCACTCCCAGCTGCGTCAGGCCTGCAAGGACCTCGGCATCCCGGTGTCGTCGCGCCGGCCCGGGGAGTCCGCCGCGGACCCGGCCGCGGTGCACCGCTCGCTGCTCGCGGGGCTTCTCTCCCACGTGGGCTCCTACGACACCGCGCGCCGCGACTACCTCGGGGCGCGCGGCGCGCGCTGGTCGGTGCACCCGAGCTCCGCGCTGTCGCGACGTCCACCGGCGTTCGCGGTGGCGGCGGAGCTCGTGGAGACCTCGCGGCTGTTCGGCCGCATCGTGGCGCGGGTCGACCCGCTCGACGTCGAGAAGGTCGCGGGCGACCTGGTGCAGCGCACGTACTCCGAGCCGCGGTGGTCGCAGAAGCGCGGCGCCGTGGTCGCCGATGAGCGCGTGACGCTGCTCGGCGTGCCGCTGGTGGCCGCGCGGCAGGTGCAGTTCTCGCGGATCGACCCGGCGCTGTGCCGCGACCTGTTCATCCGGCACGCCCTCGTCGGCGGCGAGTGGCGCAGCCACCACGCGTTCGTGCGCGACAACGCGCGGCTCGTCGGGGAGGTCGCCGACCTCGAGGACCGGGTGCGCCGGCGCGACCTGCTCGCCGACGACGAGACGCTCGTGGACTTCTTCGACGCCCGGGTGCCTCGCGACGTCACCGACGTGCGCTCGTTCGACCGCTGGTGGAAGACGGCGCGGCGGGACGACCCGCAGCTGCTCACCTACCCGCGCGAGCTGCTGCTGCGCGACGGCTCGGACGACGTCGACTCCGAGTTCCCCCGCGTGTGGTCGTTCGGCTCCTTCGACGCCGACCTGCCGCTGTCCTACGCGTTCGAGCCCGGCAGCCGGGCCGACGGCGTCACGGTCGACGTCCCGGTCGCGCTGCTCCCGCGCCTGCACGACGACGACCTCCTCTGGCAGGTGCCGGGGCGGCGCGAGGAGGTGGTGACGGCGCTCATCCGCGGCCTGCCCAAGGGACTGCGCACCTCGTTCGTGCCCGTGCCCGACACCGCCCGCCGCGTGCTGCCCGAGCTCGACCCGGCCCAGGGCGGGCTGCTGGAGTCCCTGGGCCGCGCGCTGACCCGGCTCACCGGCGTGGTGGTGCCCTACGACGCGTGGTCGCCGTCGTCGCTGCCGGAGCACCTGAGGGTGACCGTGCGCGTGGTCGACGACGAGGGTGCGGAGCTCGGCCGCGGCAAGGACGTCGAGGACCTCCAGGCGCGCCTCGCCCCCGTGGTGGAGGAGGCCGTGTCGCACGTGGCCCGGTGGGCGGAGCAGCCCGGCCTCACCGACTTCCCGGCCGACGGCGTGCGCCGCGTGGTGGAGCAGCAGGTGGGCGAGCACGTCGTGGTGGGCCACCCCGCGCTCGTCGACCGCGGCGACCACGTCGACCTGCGCGTGCTCGTCACGCCGGCGGAGCAGGCGGTCGCCATGCGGGCCGGCGTGCGGCGCTTGCTGCGCCTGGCCGTGCCGCCGCCGCGCAAGTACGTCGTCGGCGTCCTCACCACGCGCGAGAAGCTCGCGCTGGGCCACACCCCGCACGGCTCGGTGCCCGCGCTGGTAGACGACGCCTACGACGCGGTGCTCGACGACGCGGTGCGCCGGGCCGGGGGGCTGCCCTGGGACCGCGCCGCCTACGACGCCGTGCTCGAAGGCCTGCGCGACCGCGCGGGCGACGACCTGCTGCGCGTCGTGCGCTCGGCCGCCGCGTCGCTCGAGCTGGCCACCGAGGCGCGCATGCGCCTGGCGGCGGTGACCTCGCCGAAGCTGATGGCGATGAAGTACGACGTCACCGCGCAGCTCGACGCGCTGCTGCCCGACGGCTTCCTCGCGCTGGCCGGGACGGACCGGCTGGCCGACCTCCAGCGCTACCTGCGGGCGGTGCTGCGCCGGCTCGACACCGCGCCGCAGGACACCGCCCGCGACGCCGTCCGCCAGGCCGAGATCGACGCGGTCACCGCGGACTGGGAGGCCACGCTCGAGGCCCTCGCACCGGCCGAGCGCGACACCGACGACGCGCGCGCGGTGCGCTGGATGATCGAGGAGCTGCGCGTGAACCTGTTCGCGCAGAACCTCGGCACGCGGCACCCCGTGAGCGAGAAGCGCATCCGTCGCTCGCTCGACGCGCTGCTGGCCGGCTGA
- a CDS encoding DUF222 domain-containing protein, whose product MTAVDDRGTTSSFGPVGVGFHPDWDVHDPIAWLTGDPGALLVVLDQPVDATDLILLEQVDVEAITEPAELIDYLSVATRLEARLASLRLAAEAAFAVKACPDSTSAHASYADAAAEQEVAYATHNSVYAASKEIDRARALKELFPGFGAAMAAGEITERHCAVLVDQTRYLTDPEVLATIETQALEKARTLTASELRKFLDKLIARHDPDATVRAHKAVATRDVYRQPIGDGMAFLGVTHQAPVIDAVFDAIAAAGKALRAQRGGAEALRAGNEDAASGACRADALAALVLGDRGEDGTLVYESSRTQTELHVVMDLDTLRGERDGLALLNGTPIPAQIAREVAGGAEFWRRLVVDPVDGHLLDYGTRQYLPAALREHVLHRDPVCRRPGCTRRAQEMDHALPFPEGASDTANCGGLCSRCHQVKTAGHATIEDSAPDGSGTWVTRWRQRIRIPAQPVLEPPPRTASPVVPPAAASDVGPPGPHADDAAAEPGGDGPDCGATRDDPPERPPF is encoded by the coding sequence ATGACCGCCGTCGACGACCGGGGCACCACCTCTTCCTTCGGCCCGGTGGGTGTGGGCTTTCACCCGGACTGGGACGTGCATGACCCGATTGCGTGGCTGACCGGCGACCCAGGCGCGCTGCTCGTCGTGCTCGACCAGCCGGTGGACGCGACCGATCTGATCCTGCTCGAGCAGGTTGACGTCGAGGCGATCACCGAGCCGGCCGAGCTGATCGACTACCTGTCCGTGGCGACCCGGCTCGAAGCCCGGCTCGCGTCCCTGCGGTTGGCGGCGGAGGCGGCGTTCGCGGTGAAGGCGTGCCCGGACTCGACGAGCGCGCACGCGTCGTACGCGGACGCGGCGGCCGAGCAGGAGGTCGCCTACGCCACCCACAACAGCGTCTACGCCGCGTCGAAGGAGATCGACCGCGCCCGGGCCCTGAAGGAGCTCTTCCCGGGGTTCGGCGCGGCGATGGCTGCGGGTGAGATCACCGAGCGGCACTGCGCGGTCCTCGTGGACCAGACCCGCTACCTCACGGATCCCGAGGTCCTCGCGACGATCGAGACCCAGGCGCTGGAGAAGGCCCGCACCCTGACTGCCTCGGAGCTGCGCAAGTTCCTCGACAAGCTGATCGCGCGGCATGACCCGGACGCGACCGTCCGCGCGCACAAGGCCGTCGCGACCCGGGACGTGTACCGGCAGCCGATCGGCGATGGGATGGCGTTCCTCGGCGTGACCCATCAGGCGCCGGTGATCGACGCGGTGTTCGACGCGATCGCGGCCGCGGGCAAGGCACTGCGCGCGCAGCGCGGCGGCGCCGAGGCCCTGCGCGCCGGGAACGAGGACGCTGCGTCGGGTGCCTGCCGCGCCGACGCGCTCGCTGCTCTCGTGCTCGGTGACCGTGGCGAGGACGGGACGTTGGTCTACGAGTCCTCGCGGACGCAGACCGAGCTGCACGTGGTGATGGACCTCGACACCCTGCGCGGGGAGCGCGACGGACTGGCACTGCTGAACGGCACGCCGATCCCGGCGCAGATCGCGCGGGAGGTCGCCGGCGGCGCGGAGTTCTGGCGCCGGCTGGTGGTGGATCCGGTCGACGGGCACCTGCTCGACTACGGCACCCGCCAGTACCTCCCGGCCGCGCTGCGTGAGCACGTGCTGCACCGCGACCCGGTCTGCCGCCGTCCCGGCTGCACCCGCCGCGCGCAGGAGATGGACCACGCGCTCCCGTTCCCGGAGGGAGCCAGCGACACCGCCAACTGCGGCGGCCTGTGCTCCCGCTGCCACCAGGTCAAGACCGCCGGGCACGCGACCATCGAGGACAGCGCGCCGGACGGATCCGGCACCTGGGTGACCCGATGGCGCCAACGCATCCGCATCCCGGCCCAACCCGTCCTCGAACCACCGCCACGTACGGCGTCTCCCGTCGTGCCGCCCGCTGCTGCATCGGACGTGGGACCGCCGGGTCCGCATGCCGATGACGCGGCGGCCGAGCCCGGCGGCGACGGCCCTGACTGCGGTGCGACCCGCGACGACCCACCCGAGCGCCCGCCGTTCTAG
- a CDS encoding DUF2254 domain-containing protein, with protein sequence MGAAPSRSVLRWSALRDRVRSSLFVTPLLFVVGGFVLAELMLAVDGRLDGVPQRLTATVDSARAVLTVVASATLAFAGIAFSVSLLLVSAASGQYSPRVVHGLFRDPANRRAMGVVMGTFTYSLVVLQAVRGPVGSGGEAVVPSAATMVALVLGVVAILSTVAFISHSAHALDVSEVLHRVTLEALSAVRAQVGALDPLAAGASSVPEADDDEGHAVDFVRHGWVQQLDHASLLAALPSGARLVVTTAPGRYAVPGTPIGRVVPEPDDPEAVAEAVRDAVVLGPTRTLLQDPTYGVRQLADVALRALSPGVNDPTTAQDALFHQAAVLRELLVRPAPPRVLEDGDRSLVLSHAPTHREVVDLAFDEVRLAATGQPTVLVYLLEILETLHDALPEGSEEARAALRLQAGLVLATGERGELPEPDRERVRIAYRDRFAESAPPAPASPSASAPGSSSSSRDLDPV encoded by the coding sequence ATGGGAGCGGCACCGTCGCGGTCCGTGCTGCGCTGGTCGGCGTTGCGCGACCGCGTCCGCAGCAGCCTGTTCGTCACGCCGCTGCTGTTCGTGGTGGGAGGCTTCGTCCTCGCCGAGCTGATGCTCGCCGTCGACGGCAGGCTCGACGGCGTGCCGCAGCGGCTGACGGCGACGGTCGACAGCGCCCGTGCGGTGCTCACCGTGGTCGCGAGCGCGACGCTCGCGTTCGCCGGCATCGCGTTCTCGGTCTCGCTGCTGCTCGTCTCGGCGGCGTCCGGGCAATACTCGCCGCGAGTGGTGCACGGGCTGTTCCGCGACCCGGCGAACCGGCGCGCGATGGGTGTCGTCATGGGCACCTTCACCTACAGCCTCGTGGTGCTCCAGGCGGTGCGCGGACCGGTCGGCTCCGGCGGCGAGGCCGTGGTGCCGAGCGCGGCGACGATGGTGGCGCTCGTGCTCGGCGTCGTCGCGATCCTCTCGACCGTGGCGTTCATCAGCCACAGCGCGCACGCCCTCGACGTGTCGGAGGTGCTGCACCGGGTCACGCTCGAGGCGCTGAGCGCCGTTCGCGCGCAGGTGGGTGCGCTCGACCCCCTCGCGGCAGGTGCGTCGTCCGTGCCCGAGGCCGACGACGACGAGGGGCACGCCGTCGACTTCGTCCGGCACGGGTGGGTGCAGCAGCTCGACCATGCGAGCCTGCTCGCCGCGCTGCCGTCCGGCGCCCGCCTCGTGGTCACCACGGCACCGGGCCGCTACGCCGTGCCCGGCACGCCGATCGGCCGGGTCGTGCCCGAGCCCGACGACCCCGAGGCCGTGGCCGAGGCCGTGCGCGACGCCGTGGTGCTCGGGCCCACGCGCACGCTGCTCCAGGACCCCACCTATGGCGTCCGGCAGCTCGCCGACGTCGCGCTGCGCGCGCTCTCGCCCGGCGTGAACGACCCGACGACCGCCCAGGACGCGCTGTTCCACCAGGCGGCAGTGCTGCGCGAGCTGCTCGTGCGCCCGGCGCCGCCGCGGGTGCTCGAGGACGGCGACCGCTCGCTCGTGCTCTCGCACGCGCCCACGCACCGCGAGGTCGTCGACCTGGCCTTCGACGAGGTGCGGCTGGCCGCGACCGGTCAGCCGACCGTGCTGGTGTACCTGCTGGAGATCCTCGAGACGCTGCACGACGCTCTGCCCGAGGGGTCGGAGGAGGCGCGCGCCGCCCTGCGCCTTCAGGCCGGGCTCGTGCTGGCCACCGGCGAGCGCGGCGAGCTCCCCGAGCCCGACCGCGAACGCGTGCGCATCGCCTACCGCGACCGCTTCGCCGAGTCGGCCCCGCCGGCGCCGGCGTCCCCCTCCGCATCGGCCCCGGGGTCCTCGTCGTCGTCCCGCGATCTCGACCCGGTCTGA
- a CDS encoding FAD-dependent oxidoreductase, producing MARRGDVDAVVVGSGPNGLVAAARLAEAGLRVLVLEAQPTYGGGLRTEELTLPGFRHDVCSSVHPLALASPAFRALDLAREGLAFAHPEVPLAHPLDGTTALLHRDLGLTAEGLGRDGAAWRRLVGGVARGEGALVDGILDPLRLPPRHPVAMAGYGLLGVWPAAPLGRALFRDEPARALLAGVAAHAILPLEAAATTAYAMLLAGLAHAVGWPVAVGGSASIADALVARITALGGEVRTGTPVSSLDELPPARAVLLDLTPRQVLRVAGGAFPPRYRDRLARFRYGSGVFKVDWALDGPVPWRDPDVGRSATVHLGGSLRSIAASEAAIAQGEHPDEPYVLFVQATVADPTRAPAGRHTGWAYCHVPHGSRVDMTETIERVVERAAPGFRDRILARSTLDTAALHAHDANEIGGDIAGGAGDWRQLLTRPVASLSPWRTPVDGLYLCSASTPPGGGVHGMCGWNAAELALRDL from the coding sequence GTGGCGCGGCGCGGCGACGTGGACGCCGTCGTCGTGGGCTCCGGGCCCAACGGGCTGGTGGCCGCGGCGCGGCTGGCGGAGGCGGGCCTGCGCGTCCTGGTGCTCGAGGCGCAGCCGACGTACGGCGGCGGGCTGCGCACCGAGGAGCTGACGCTGCCGGGCTTTCGGCACGACGTGTGCTCGTCGGTGCACCCTCTCGCGCTGGCGTCGCCCGCGTTCCGGGCGCTCGACCTTGCGCGGGAGGGGCTCGCGTTCGCCCACCCCGAGGTCCCGCTGGCGCACCCGCTCGACGGCACCACGGCGCTGCTCCACCGCGACCTCGGCCTGACGGCGGAGGGCCTCGGCCGCGACGGCGCGGCGTGGCGGCGGCTCGTGGGCGGAGTCGCGCGCGGCGAGGGCGCGCTCGTCGACGGCATCCTCGACCCCTTGCGGCTGCCGCCCCGCCATCCCGTGGCGATGGCCGGCTACGGACTGCTCGGCGTCTGGCCGGCCGCCCCGCTCGGCCGCGCGCTGTTCCGCGACGAGCCGGCGCGCGCGCTGCTCGCCGGCGTCGCAGCGCACGCGATCCTGCCGCTCGAGGCGGCGGCCACCACGGCGTACGCCATGCTGCTCGCCGGTCTCGCCCACGCGGTGGGCTGGCCGGTGGCCGTGGGCGGCTCGGCGTCGATCGCCGACGCGCTCGTGGCGCGGATCACCGCGCTCGGCGGCGAGGTGCGCACGGGGACGCCGGTCTCCTCGCTCGACGAGCTGCCGCCCGCCCGTGCCGTGCTGCTGGACCTCACCCCGCGACAGGTGCTGCGCGTCGCGGGGGGTGCGTTCCCCCCGCGCTACCGGGACCGGCTCGCGCGGTTCCGCTACGGCTCGGGCGTGTTCAAGGTCGACTGGGCGCTCGACGGTCCCGTGCCCTGGCGCGACCCGGACGTCGGCCGCTCGGCCACGGTGCACCTGGGCGGCTCGCTGCGCAGCATCGCGGCCAGCGAGGCGGCGATCGCGCAGGGGGAGCACCCTGACGAGCCGTACGTGCTGTTCGTCCAGGCGACGGTGGCCGACCCCACCCGCGCCCCGGCCGGCCGGCACACGGGCTGGGCGTACTGCCACGTGCCGCACGGGTCGCGCGTGGACATGACCGAGACGATCGAGCGGGTGGTGGAGCGCGCGGCGCCGGGGTTCCGGGACCGGATCCTGGCCCGCAGCACCCTGGACACGGCCGCGCTGCACGCGCACGACGCCAACGAGATCGGCGGCGACATCGCGGGCGGCGCCGGCGACTGGCGCCAGCTGCTCACCCGGCCCGTCGCGTCGCTGTCGCCGTGGCGCACGCCGGTCGACGGGCTCTACCTCTGCTCCGCGTCGACCCCGCCCGGCGGCGGGGTGCACGGCATGTGCGGGTGGAACGCCGCCGAGCTGGCGCTGCGCGACCTCTGA